The nucleotide sequence TGCACGGCTCACGATTTGCGGCGCCAGCGCGGGCGCAACGCTGATCGGGCGCGAGGTCAGCACCATGTCGGGCGGAATCTGAACTGCGTCGTGCGGATCGTTGTCCTTGTCGTGCGGATCGTTGCCCTTGACCGTGTCCTTCACGATCTCATCGACGATTTGCCTGGAGTTCAGCGTCGCGAGCATCGCAGCTCCCTTATGAAGACCTGGTGTTTCAAGTGTAGGTCGTCCGCATTGGCGCGAGCCGATCTGTTGAGGTGAGTCCACCCAAAAACTGCTGAGGTTGGCCCCATGGCGCACGAGTCCAGCCGCGTTTGACCAAAGCAAGGCGAGGGGATGGAGATGATGCGACGCTCTTCTGCCGTTTGTGGTGATGGAACCCATTTTGTCGAACACGCGCACGTGTTCCGCGCTGCCTTGTTTCCAGCACGATTTGGGCAGAATCTGGCGAGGCTGGGGGCGCTGCCATTAGCTATCGGGGGCCGGTGGTGCCAAGATCCTTATTCGCCTTATTCGTCGTTGCCTTGCTGCCGCTCGGGGGCTGCATGCAGACGACGCTTTCTCCATCGACGGATGCGAGCATGACGGCGCGCGACCGTCAGTTGCTGGCGCATACGCCTTACGCGAAGGCCCAAGTGCCCGAGCAGTTTCTCCGCCACATCGTCGATTATCCGCGCAAGGAGCAGCCGGGCACGATCCTGGTCGATACCGATGCGCGCTATCTCTATTTCGTGCTGCCCGAGGGCAAGGCGATCCGCTACGGCGTCGCGGTCGGCGAGGAAGCCATGGCCTTCTCGGGCGTCGCGCGCGTCGGGCGTCTGGCGGAATGGCCCGACTGGGTTCCGACGGCGGACATCCAGGCGCGGCTCGGACCGTATCCGGCGCGCGTCGCCGGCGGCCCCGCCAATCCGCTGGGTGCGCGCGGTATTTATCTCTATACCGGCAACAAGGACACGCTCTATCGCATCCACGGCACCAACCAGCCCGAATATATCGGGCAGGCGATCTCGTCCGGCTGCATCCGGATGCGCAACGAGGACGTGATCGATCTGTTCGACCGGGTGAAGCTGAATTCGATGGTCGTGGTGCTGCCGCCCGGACAGAGCGCGCAGGTCGAGGCAGGCCGAAGTTGGCGCGGGTGAGGCGTGCGGGCGTGAAACGCCCGGCGCGCTGCTTGCCGACAATTTTATCTATTGTCTTGCGCGGGCCGTAACGGTTCGCCTCTAGCGTGCAGCGAGCAAGGGGTTGCTCGCATGTATCTCGTCAAGAATTCGCCGCGCGCGCTGTTCGCCGCGCTGATTCCGCTGGCCATCGTCGAAGCCGTGCTGATGGTCTTCGCCATCGCGGGCGGGCAGGTGACCGATCCCGCAGGCGTGCCTGCGCCAGATCAGATCGCGATGCTCTATGCGGGACGCATGGCGATGAACGCGGCCTTCCTGTTCGCCGGGCACATGGTGCTTCGGCAGTGGACGATCTCGAGCCGGCTCGCCTACGGTCTCATGGGCGGCGTCATGGCGGCGGCGAGCTATAGCATCGCGATCCGCAACCACATCCAGCTGGCCGCGCCCGGCGACGGTACGGTGGTGACTATCGGCCTGTTGCCGACGATCGCGGGAATGATCGGCGGCTTCCTCTATGGCCAGTTCGCCGGCCTTAGTCCGGCTGCCCGTGCGACCGGCGTAGCCTCCGCCGCCAACGCACCGGCAGCGCCGCCGCCCATCGTATTCGACGGACCGGTCCGGGTCCGCACGTCGGTCGCCGGCATCGCGATCGCGGCCCTGATGCCGACGGTGCTCGCGACGCTTCTGCCTTACACGCTGCTGCCGCTCCTGATGAACGGCTTCGCGGACAAGAGCACGGCGCATATCTTCGCGGCCGTGATCCCGGCGCAAACCTTCATGGTCATGATGGTGATCTCGGTCATTCCTTCGAGCATCTTCATGCTCTGCGTGCACCATGTTGCGCGAGCGATGAGCCGCCGCGGCGCGTGGGAATACGCGGCGATCGGCGCCGTCGCGGCATTCGCCTGTATGCTGCTGCTTGTCCTGGTCGTGCCGATCTTCGCTGCGCTGCTGGTGCCGGCGGCATTTTGCGGAGCCGTTATGGGCGCACTCTATCGCCGCTTCGCCGGCCTCGAGCCGTTGCCGTTACCGGAAGCCGTGATTGCAACCGATCCGAACGCGCTGGTCGGCGCCGATCATCCGTCGCGGCATCAGCACGGCGTCATTCTCAGCAACTGATCGCGAGGGACGGAAACATGAAAGCATTTGCAGCGCTTGGCGCGGCAATTGTGATTGCCTCTGTGGCGGCGGTCTGGTTCTTGACCGGGCCCGTGGTGGTGAATGCAGAGGTCAAACCGCTCCAGCCCAGCGCTAAAATCCCGACGTTCAAGCCGGTGCCGACGGACCTGGCGCGCTAGTCGACTGACAGCGAAGGATTTTGGACACACCGGACACGCGCGCCGTTCTCGCCTTACTCCGCGGGCCGCGCAATGCGCCATTGCAGCGTCGTGGCGTTGCCGTTGGCATCGCCCGGCGCCTTGTCAGCCGGTGAGGTATAGAGCGGGCGATAGCGGTATGCCCACATCTTGCTGCCGTCGTCGCGATTGATCACGGTGAAATCGCCGATGGCCTTGGCTTCGGCCGTTGCGGGCAGCGGGACCCAACTCTGGGCGCACTTGCCGTTGCAGTTCGACGTCTTGCCCGTGGTGTCGCGCTCGTAAGTGTAGAGCGTCATGCCCTTGAGATCGACCAGCTTGGGACCCTGCTTGGTCAGGACCACCTTGGCCGGCGCGGTGGTTGCTTCGGGTTTCGGCGGAGGAGGGTCACCGCCACCATGGCCGTTCGCGAGCGCAGGACCGGTCGAGAGCGCGATGACGGCAGCCGCAACGTGGAACCTGAGCATCCGATACTCCAGACCGGCAAAGTTAATCGCGCGTTAAGCGCAGAATGTTGCCGACCATAGCAGCCGAAGGTTAGTACCTGGTTTCGCAGGCCTACGAAACATACTGATAGAAATACGGGGTTTGGCTGCTGTTTGATGCGTCTTCTTGACGCGAACCGGTATCCACTTCGCTCGAAACCGCTTTAGGCCTCGCGCAGGGGCGCGCGGCTTAGCTCGTTGCCGGCGGCGATGGCCTTGCGCATGAGCCGCATCAGCTCCTCGCCTTCCTTCGCGCTGAGACCGCGCAGCATGATGCGCTGGGCGGACTCCACTGCCGGCGTGATCTTGCGCAGCGCGCGCCGGCCCTCGTCGGTGATCTCGAGCGCGCGGGCACGGCGGTCGCGGGGACTGGCACGGCGCTCGATGAGGCCCTTCTGCACGAGGCGATCGATCACCCCGGTGATGGTGGTGCGGTCGTAGGCGATCAGGCCTGCGAGCGTCACCTGGTCGAGCCCCGGATTGGCCTTGATGGTCGCGAGCGCGGCGTATTGCACCGGCGTGAGGTCGAAGCCGGCATCCCCGACCTCGGCCAGAAACACCGCCACCGCGATCTGCTGGAACCGGCGCGCCAGATGCCCAGGCATGTCGTTGTTGTCTTTCACCGAATTCTCCGTTGGGAGCAGGGACGGTGCGGATCGTTGACAAGTATACTGATAGTCAGCATACTGAGCAATATCCAAACAGAACGTTGCGGGAGAGGTGCTCATGCAATTCCATCTCAATGGATTTCAGCCGGGCGATCCCGAGATCGCCGATCCCGCCGCGCGCATTCAGCCTTCGGGCGCTCAGGGTCCGGTGCCCGAAGAGGTCGATGTCCTCATCGTCGGCTGTGGACCGGCGGGCCTGACGCTCGCCGCCCAGCTCGCGCAATTCCCTGACATAAAGACCTGCATCGTCGAGCAGAAGCCGGGCCGCCTGCTGGTCGGGCAGGCCGACGGCGTCGCCTGCCGCACCATGGAGATGTTCCACGCCTTTGGTTTCAGCGAGCGCGTGCTGAAGGAGGCCTATTGGGTCAACGAGACGACGTTCTGGAAGCCGGACGAGCGGGCGCCCGAGATGATCGTGCGCAGCGGGCGGGTGCAGGACGTCGAGGACGGCCTGTCGGAATTTCCGCACGTCATCCTCAACCAGGCCCGCATCCATGACGGCTTTCTCGACGTGATGCGCAAAGCACCGGCGAAGATCGAGCCCCATTACAGCCGCCGCCTGCTCGACCTTCAGGTCGATCCGGCTGCGGGGCCGGCAGACCATGCCGTGACCGTACGGCTCGAACGTGTCGATGCCGGAAACGAGGGCAAGGTCGAGACCATCAGGGCGCGCTATGTCGTCGGTTGCGACGGCGCGCGCAGTACGGTGCGCAAATCGATCGGCCGCGAGCTGCACGGCGATTCCGCCAACCACGCCTGGGGCGTGATGGACTTGCTCGCGGTGACCGATTTTCCGGATATCCGCTTCAAGGCCCTGATCCAGTCGGCCAGGGACGGCAGCCTGCTGATCATTCCGCGCGAAGGCGGCTACATGGTCCGCCTCTATGTCGAGCTCGCCAAGCTCGATATCGGCGAGCGCGTCGCGAGCCGCAACATCACCGCCGATGACGTGATCGCCAAGGCGCAGCGGATCCTGAAGCCGCATACGCTCGAGGTGAAGGAGATCGCCTGGTGGTCAGTCTACGAGATCGGCCAGCGTCTGACCGACAAGTTCGACGACGTGCCGGAGGCCGAGATCGCGACGCGCCTGCCGCGCATCTTCATCGCCGGCGATGCCTGCCATACCCACAGCCCGAAGGCCGGGCAGGGCATGAACGTCTCGATGCAGGACGCCTTCAATCTCGGCTGGAAGCTCGCCGCCGTGCTGCGGAAGCAGGGCGCGCCGAGCCTCCTGCATTCCTATTCGGCCGAGCGCCAGGCGGTGGCAAAGGAGCTGATCGATTTCGACCGCGAGTGGGCGGGGATTCTGGCGTCCGCTGCCAAGAGTGGCGGCGCCGATGCCGCCAAGACGCAGGACTACTTCGTCAGGCACGGCCGCTATACGGCAGGGACCGCGACGCATTACCGCCCATCGATCCTCACGGGGGCAGCGACGCATCAGCATCTCGCCCAAGGCCTCGTCATCGGCAAGCGCTTTCACTCCGCGCCGGTCATCCGGCTGGGAGATGCAAAGCCGGTTCATCTCGGGCATGCGTCGAAGGCCGACGGTCGCTTCCGCATCTACGCGTTTGCGCCGGCGGAAGATCCTGCGGCGGCCGGCTCGGCCATTCGTGGCTTGTGCAATTTCCTGACCGAGGCGCGGGAATCGCCGCTCAGGCGCCATACGCCCGTCGGTGCCGACATCGACAGCGTGATCGATTTGCGCGCGGTCTTCCAGCAGGACCATCGCGCGCTTGCCGTGGAGGCGATGCCGGCGCTGCTGCTCCCGCGGAAGGGGCGGTACGGCTTGATCGACTACGAGAAGATGTTCTGTCCGGATCTCAAGAGCGGCCAGGACGTCTTCGCCATGCGCGGCATCGATCGCAAGGCCGGCTGCATGGTGGTGGTGCGGCCCGACCAGTATGTCGCGAACGTGCTGCCGCTCGACGGCTTTGCTGCGCTTGCGTCATACTTCGACGGCTTCATGCTGCAAGCGAATTGACGGTGCGTTGTTGCCGTCGCGCGCTGCGCCGATGAACGGCGAATGAATATTGAACCGCGCGCGGCGCGCATCTCGATCTTTCGACGGATGCGACCATTGTGCGCGGAACGCTCATTCCGCCCGCGCGTTCCGCCTTTAGAGGAGGAATACGCCATGAAACTCAGAAGCGTTTTGATTGCCGCATTATTGCTTGCCCCGACGGCCGCGCTGGCCGCGCCGGGCATGGTCACCGTGTCGACCGGCTTGCGGGCCGGACCGGGCACGGGCTTTCCGCTGGTCGAGCGCATCCCCGAGGGATCGCGCGTCAACATCCATGGTTGCCTGCGCGGCAATGCCTGGTGCGACGTGAGCTTCTCAGACGATCGCGGCTGGGTGTCGTCGCAATACCTCGAATATCTCTATCGCAACCATTACGTCTATCTCCCCGACTATGTCGACGAGATCGACGTGCCCGTCGTCCCCTTCGTGCTGACCTCCTACTGGTCGAGCTATTATGGCGGGCGGCCCTGGTATCATCGCCACGCCTACTGGAATAGTTACTGGACCTCGCATCAGCGAGTTGCGGCGCGAATGACGATCGATCCGCGTGCGGCCCGCATCGGCCGTGCGGCGACACGTGACGCTGCGATCGCGTTGGGACGTGAGGGCGTGCGTGGCAAGGGTGATGTCAGGGGCGCTGCCACGATTACGGGCCGTGACGCTACAACGGCACGGCACGACGCCGCCGTCGCCAGGCGCGATGCTGTGATCGCGAAACGCGATGCTGCGGTGACAGCCGACCGGACCCGCGCCGGACGGACTGAACGTATCGCCCATGAGCGTACCAACGTGCAGACCCGCAATCCGCGCGACGCACAGGCGCGCATGATGCACGAGCAGGCGCAGAGCCGCGCTGCGGTGCGTGCGCAGCCAATGCCGCGTGCGCATGAAACGCCGCGTGTCTCGGCCGCGCCAGCACGTCCGGCAGCACCGCAGGCAGCACCGCACATGGCTCGGCCTAACGTCAGTCATGGTTCGCCGATGAATGCGCGTGCGCAGATGCCTGCGCCGCGTGCGGCCGCGCCTGCGATGCCGCATGGCGGCGGCGGTGGCGCTCCGCAGATCAACGCCGCGCCGCGTGGTGGCGGCGCGCCCGCCGGCGGCCCCGGTGGCGGTCACCAAAAGCACTAGCGTTGCGAACGAAAGCCCGGCCCTCGCGCCGGGCTTTCTGTTGGGCTGGATCCGGGTTCCGTGCGCGTACAATTTAAGAAAGTTCTTCGCGGGCAGATTTCATCGATCGTAATATGTGTACTCAAAGCTGTAAGCATCCACTCGGGGCAGCGGGGCACGGGAGGATGATGATGAGACAGAGCCAGGCGGAGACGCGCCGCCAAAATGTCGCGAAGAAGTCGATGACCAAGGAGGCCAAGCAACTGACCGGCCTGATCGCCGGACTGCGCAAATCCCTCGACGTGATTCACAAGGAGCGGACGAGCACGAAGCTCACGGGTGCCGAGATGGGCATGCTCGATGAGCGCCGTAACAATCTGCTGCTCACGATCGCAGCCCTGGACGATCGTCTCTCGGCGGTACAGGGACTGATTGATCTTGGCCGTCCGCATATTATCCGCGTGCACTAGGCACGGGCGCTAGCGGTTCCGTCGCGGCGGCGATGGACCCGAGCCCGGCCGCGGTTCTGCATGGCATAGGGTTGGCGTAGCACCGGGCGGATTGCCCGGATGCCTGCGCTGCCGTCGATGCCCGGTTGGAACCAAAGCACGTTGCGGCACATGGATGGCACCAAATTGCCACGCTCCCGGCGAATTGCCGCCAAAGCCCGCTGCCACGAGAGGAGCGGGTGCGGGGCAACGCAAGGGGATGCGCATTGGCCTATAAGATGATCGCAGAACGCGACAACGAGAAGTGCAGTTTTGCCCGCGAGAGCCGGTTGCTCATCGTGGCGAAGGCAAAAGTCTGGGCGAGCGAGGGGTGGCAGGTCGTCATCACCGACCAGGACGGCAAGGCCTATACTCCGCCCGAATTCGATCAGCTATCGGCGGCGTGACCGCGCGACGGGGCCAGGGGACGACATTGACTTCGCCAAATCGACCGGGGCGCGATCTGATCGCGCCCTTCATGACTCTTGCAGCGGCCGCCGCACTGACGGCGACGGTCGCATCCGCGCAAAACCTCGACGCCGGCAAGCCGCCCGCAAAACTCTTCGCGGACGGCTGCGCGACCTGCCATCGCAGTCCGCGGGGCTTGGCGAAGGGGCGCTTCAGCCTGACGCTCACCTGGTTCCTCCGGGATCATTACGCGACCAGCTCCGACTCTGCCAAGGCGCTCGCCGCGTACCTGGAATCGGTCGATGGGCCGCCTCCGCGCGCTGCGGCCAAGCCCGGAGCAAAGCCGTCCAGATCTGCGCCGCGGCCGCCCAAGCCGGAGCAGAGCCGGTAGCTATCGTTCCGGCTGCTGGCGCCGATAGGTCTGTGCGATCAGCCGGTCGTGCACGGCCCGCAGGTCGGCGCTCATGCGGGTCTGTCCCGTCGTGACATAGGACAGCCACGCGCCGTCGGCAGCGAGACGGACGACATAAAGCTCGGGCGCGGCATCGGTCGCACGGTGGCGCTTCAGGCGGGCCTTCATCCAGTCGTTCCAGAGCCGGCGCAGCGACGGATCGGTGACGACGACCATGCTCAGCGCCGCCCAGGGCGTGGCGAAGCCGAACGCCTTCCCGGTGAACACCGCATTGACATAGGCGCGCGTAAAGCTGCCGCGCGGTTTGGGATCGGCTTCGACGGCAGCGTCGATCTCGGCATCGACGCGGGCGAGGAGATCGGCGAACAGGCCCTCGATCAACGCCTGCTTGCTGCCGAAATGGTGAAACAACCCGCCCTTGGTAACGCCGGCCGCTGCCGCGACCGCCTGCACCGTGACGCCGGCGACGCCATGGTCCGTGGCGATGGCCGCTGCGCAGTCGAGCAGGGCGCGCCGCACCTGCTCGGGCTGCTTGGCGCGGGTATAGGCGCTCGCCGGCATCAATGCGCCGTGGTTTGCGAGAACAGGTTGATGACCACGACCCCTGATACGATCAGCCCGATGCCGACGAAGGCGGCGGCGTCCAGCATCTGGCGGAACAGCACGAAGGAGACGGTCGCGGTCAGGATGATGCCGACGCCGCCCCAGATCGCATAGGCGATGCTCAAGGGGATGACCCGGATCGCGACCGACAGCGCGTAGAACGAGGCGACGTAGAACAGCACCATCGCCAGCGTCGGCCACGGCCGCGTGAACTGTGCCGATTGCTGCAGGAAGGCGGACGCGGTGACCTCGAAGACGATGGCGAGGGCAAGCGCGGCGTAGGCGTTGAAGGCGGAGGTCATGATCGGCTCAGGCACATTTTCGAAAGATACCGCGCGGTAGGTATGTTTAGCACGCGGAACGTGGCTTTTGCCGGCAGGCAATATCACGTGTGAGTGACGAGCCTGCGACAGGGGCTGATGCCATGGGTTGGTCGACGTTTCGCCGCATTCCCCGACAAAACGAAGGCGCCGCACGATGCCACGTGCGGCGCCTTCGTTTTGCGAGATTCGACTGCGTCAGCCGATCCGCACGGACAGCTCGACGTCTTCGGCAAAGGGCGTGGACATGTAGCCGTTTCCAGGATCGCGCACGCGCGCCAGATAATCGGGGCTGTCATCGGCGTTGTCGGCGACGATGATCGCGCCCGGCTCGAGATGGCCTTCGACCAGATCCAGGATCTCCGGGTAGAGCGCCTTGGCGCCGTCCAGCAGCACGAGATCGATCGTATCGGGCAGATCGGCGCTGAGCGTCTTCAGCGCGTCGCCTTCGCGGATTTCGACGAGATCGATCAGCCCGCCGGCCGACAGGTTGTCACGCGCCCGCGCCGCCTTGGACGGCTCGAACTCGCTGGTGATGAGCCGGCCGCCGCCATTGTCGCGCAGGCCCGCCGCAAGGTGCAGGGTCGAGATGCCGAACGACGTCCCGAACTCGACGATCGTTGTGGCGCGGGAGCTGCGCGCCAGCATGTACAGCAGTGCGCCGGTCTCGCGCGAGACCGCGAGCGGTGCGTCCTTCAAGCGACCATAGAGGTCGCGGTAGTCGGTCTTGCTCCGCATCATCCGTGCGCGGTCGGCGTCGGAGAGGTCGGCCACGGCAGCGTGCGTTGCGCCCCATGCTGATTCCGCCTCGAGGAACAGGCGATTCAGCAATGGCGCAAGCGATGTGATGGTTGGGGTGGTCATTCAAGGTCTCCAGAATTCGCGGCGAAGCGCCGTGCTTGCGTGGAAGTCGAAATACGACTAATTCGTCGCATTTCCTATTCGCATTGCCGGGATGCCCGCATGGCCGATCGTCGAAGTCGTTCAGTTTCCTCACGAAAACAGCCGCAGCAGGCTCGCTCCAACGATCTGGTGGCCGCCATTCTGGATGCCGCTATTCAGGTTCTGGCGAAGGAAGGGGCGCAGCGTTTCACCACGGCGCGGGTCGCGGAGCGGGCCGGGGTGAGCGTCGGATCGCTCTATCAATATTTTCCGAACAAGGCGGCGATCCTGTTCCGCCTCCAGAGCGACGAGTGGCGGCGCACCAGCGAGCTTTTGCGCGATATCCTCGCGGACCGGGCGAAGCGGCCCTTGGTGCGGCTGCGCGCGCTGGTCCACGCCTTCATCCGCTCCGAGTGCGAGGAGGCTGCAATCCGCGTCGCGCTCAGCGACGCCGCGCCGCTCTATCGGGACGCGCCCGAGGCGCAGGACGCGCGGGCGGCCGGCGAGGGCATCGTCACGGCTTTCATGCGGGAGGCGCTGCCCAAGGCCTCGGATGCGACGCGCGTCCTTGCCGGCGAGTTGATCGCGACGACGTTGAGCGAGGTCGGCAAGACTTTTTCGGAAGAGACGCGAAGCGAGGCGGAGATCGCCGCCTATGCCGGTGCCATGGCCGACATGTTCTGTGCCTATCTCGAAAAGCTGGCGCGGCGCTGAGGCATTGCCGACATCGGCGTTTGCGGGCGAATTATCCTTCAGCTTTCGCCGGATCATGGGTTAGCTTCGCCCCGTCCCACATCCAGCCTCGAGCGCTGCCCCATGCACGTCCTTCGGCCCCAGTTTCGCATCGAGGAGCAGCGCGCGCTTGAATTTGCCGGGCAACGGGGCTTCGGCGTGATCGTGGCGGCGGACGAGCGCGGGCCGCGTGCCTCGCACGTGCCGTTCGTGCTGGGCGAGCGCGATGGCCACGCCATCGTCCAGATCCATTTCACGGCAAAAAATCCGCTCGTTCCGCTCGCGGACGGCGCGCGGCGCTTCCTGCTGATCGTTGCCGGCGATGACGCCTACATCTCCAACGACTGGTATTCGTCCCGCGACAACGTCTCGACCTGGCTCTACGAGGCCGTGCACCTGTCTGGCGTGGCGCATCTACGCGAGCTTGACGAGAACCGCAGGCATGGCGATACGCTGCTCGCGGTGTCCGAGGCGCGCCTGCCGAAGCAGCCCTGGGATCTCGCGCAGATGGAGCCGGGCAAGCGCGAGAGCATGCTGGCTGCGATCCGGGTCGTCGACCTCGTGGTGGATCAGATCGAGGGACAGGCCAAGCTCAACCAGCACAAGAGCGACGTGGACCATGTCGCGGTCGCCGACCGGCTGGCGCGGTCGGAGGAGACGGGGCACCGGCGGCTGGCGCGGAAGATGCAAGCGCTGCGGCCGGGACTTCGGTACGATGTTTCGTGATCCGGGCTATGCTTTCCACATCCAGCATTTAATCTTACGGACCCGCCCATGCTCGTCATCTCCATTCAAAGCCAGGTGGTCCACGGCCATGTCGGCAACAGCGCGGCCGCCTATGCCATGCAGGCGGAGGGCGTCAACGTCGCGGCGGTACCGACGACATTGCTGTCGAACCATCCGCGCTATCCGAGCCTGCGCGGACGGGTGCTGGAGACCGAGCTCGTCGCGGATCTGCTGAAGGGCGTCGAGGAGCGCGACCTCGTCGACGAAGCCGCTGTGCTCGTCACCGGCTATCTCGGCTCGCCCGGCAATGCCGCTGTGATCGCCGACTTCGTCGAGCGGGCGCTGACGCGGAATTCGAAACTTGTTTATCTCTGCGATCCCGTGATCGGCGATGACGGCCGCGTCTATGTCGCTGACGGCATTTTGGACGTGGTGCGGCACCGCCTGCTGCCGGCTGCGAACCTCGCCACGCCGAACCAGTTCGAGCTCGAGTTGCTGTCAGGTGTCCCGATCGCGGATACGCAAGGTTTGCGCGCGGCCTGCGCGGCACTGGCGGGGCAGGGCGACGTCGTCGCCACCGGTTGCGCGCTCACCGATACGGCGGACGGGCAGGTGGAGACGATCCTGTGCGCGGACGGGCAGTTGTCGCGCTTTGCGACACCGCGGCTGCCGATCCGCCCCTACGGCACCGGCGATCTCCTCACCGGCCTGATCGCGGCACATCTGGCGAAGGGCAAGGCAATGGAGGCCGCGGTGCGGCTTGCGGTCGAGACCATCTTTGCGGTGCTGGTGCGCACGCAGGAGGCCGCTACGGCCGAGATGCGCCTCGTGCCGCTGCCGGGGCGCAAGTCGTAACGGTTCAGGTCGCGCGCTTTGCGGCTGATTGCGCCGACTTCTGCGGCCTGGCCTTCTGCTCGCGCGCGATCTGTGCCTTCGCCTTGGCGCCGGCCACGACCCGCGCCTTCTTCGGCTTCACGCTGGCGACGTCCTTGCGGTCGCTCGTGCCGCGCTTCGAGATGTATTCCGCACCGTCGATGGGGCCGACATGCGGCGGATCGCGGCCGAGATAGGGCCGGCCGATGCCGAGCGCCTTGCCGTTGGCATCGACCCACTTCCACAGTATCTCGGTCGAGACCCAGCGTTGCGCGCGGTTGTTGCCGGCGGTCGAGACGATATCGGCCGCCATGCCGTGGCCGTAGCCGCCGCGCGTGCTGCCGCCGTGATAGGAGCGGTCGGAGGCGGCCTTCAGGCCGCTCGCGATCGATTGCCGATAGTCGTCGCGGAACGCGCTGGTGATGCCCGGCGACAGGCCTGCGGCTTCGGCGGCGAGCAGCGTGCGAAACAGTTTTCGCTTGAAGCTCTTGTCCATCCCGCCGATCACGTAATCCATCATCGACATGCCGGCGTGCTCGGCCGCCTTCGGGTCCTTCCAGCCAAAATCCTCATCGACCAGCTTGGTGAAGCTGCGCATCACCGTGATCGTCTTGCCCTTGCGCTTGACGGTGACGGGGCGGCGGTCCTGGACCTTGATCGAATCTTCCTTCGCGGTGCGCTGATAGAGCGCCCAGAGATAGCGATCGATGCAGGCATCCATGACGAAGCATTCGTCGAGCACGGCAATGGTGTCGGCCGGCGGCGAGGCCTTGCTCGCGGCGGGCGCAGGGCCGGTTGCGATCGCCGCGGGAGACAGCGCGTCCGTCGTGACGATGTCCGTGGGATCGGCGGATGCGAGTTTGATCACGGGCTCCGGCGCCGGAGCCGGTGCGGCCTCGCTGACAACGGGCTCTGGTTCGGGCGAGATCTGCGGCGCGGGTGGCGCTTCCGCAGGCAAGATCAGCGCAGGATCGGCCGAGGCGAGCTTGATGGTGGGCGCCTCGGGTAGCTCGGGCGGGACAGCCTCGGCGATCGCCAGACTCGGTGTCGCTGCGACAGCAGCCGCAATGTCGGCGGTCAACGCGATGCCGTCCTCGATGGCCGCAGCGCGCGGGACATCGGCGAGATCGAGGCGGGTGAGATCCTTGGCGCGAGATACCGCAGCGGCATTGGCGCCGCCGTTCTCGATGAGGGCCGGAGCGTAGGCGGACAGCGAGAGCGCCACCCAGCCGGCGAGAACGGCCGAGGGGCACGAGACCGCCACCAGAAGAGACCGCCGATCGTTCATGATCCCTGCCTCCAAACGGTTCTGTTCGAACCAATCTTGCACAGCCAGGCACGCAGCCCCTCGATTGTTCGGAGGATGGTGTGGCGGCGCAATGGCGCAAATCGGCGAAAACGGGCTTTTCGAGGGGGTGTTGCCGACGAGCAACTCGGGTTCCCTGCGGTTCCCGGGGCAGCGCGGGCTGAGGGGCCCTGCAAAACGCAACGTTCATTGTCATCAAATTGAGGCGGTTGAATTTACTCAATCTTGGATTGCGGATCGGTATCTCTCCCATGCCGGCAACGTCCGGTAGCGTTGGGAAGGACACGAGTTGTGAAATTGAAATGCTTGTTGGCCGAATTTG is from Bradyrhizobium xenonodulans and encodes:
- a CDS encoding L,D-transpeptidase, encoding MQTTLSPSTDASMTARDRQLLAHTPYAKAQVPEQFLRHIVDYPRKEQPGTILVDTDARYLYFVLPEGKAIRYGVAVGEEAMAFSGVARVGRLAEWPDWVPTADIQARLGPYPARVAGGPANPLGARGIYLYTGNKDTLYRIHGTNQPEYIGQAISSGCIRMRNEDVIDLFDRVKLNSMVVVLPPGQSAQVEAGRSWRG
- a CDS encoding COG4315 family predicted lipoprotein, which translates into the protein MLRFHVAAAVIALSTGPALANGHGGGDPPPPKPEATTAPAKVVLTKQGPKLVDLKGMTLYTYERDTTGKTSNCNGKCAQSWVPLPATAEAKAIGDFTVINRDDGSKMWAYRYRPLYTSPADKAPGDANGNATTLQWRIARPAE
- a CDS encoding MarR family winged helix-turn-helix transcriptional regulator, with protein sequence MKDNNDMPGHLARRFQQIAVAVFLAEVGDAGFDLTPVQYAALATIKANPGLDQVTLAGLIAYDRTTITGVIDRLVQKGLIERRASPRDRRARALEITDEGRRALRKITPAVESAQRIMLRGLSAKEGEELMRLMRKAIAAGNELSRAPLREA
- a CDS encoding FAD-binding monooxygenase, encoding MQFHLNGFQPGDPEIADPAARIQPSGAQGPVPEEVDVLIVGCGPAGLTLAAQLAQFPDIKTCIVEQKPGRLLVGQADGVACRTMEMFHAFGFSERVLKEAYWVNETTFWKPDERAPEMIVRSGRVQDVEDGLSEFPHVILNQARIHDGFLDVMRKAPAKIEPHYSRRLLDLQVDPAAGPADHAVTVRLERVDAGNEGKVETIRARYVVGCDGARSTVRKSIGRELHGDSANHAWGVMDLLAVTDFPDIRFKALIQSARDGSLLIIPREGGYMVRLYVELAKLDIGERVASRNITADDVIAKAQRILKPHTLEVKEIAWWSVYEIGQRLTDKFDDVPEAEIATRLPRIFIAGDACHTHSPKAGQGMNVSMQDAFNLGWKLAAVLRKQGAPSLLHSYSAERQAVAKELIDFDREWAGILASAAKSGGADAAKTQDYFVRHGRYTAGTATHYRPSILTGAATHQHLAQGLVIGKRFHSAPVIRLGDAKPVHLGHASKADGRFRIYAFAPAEDPAAAGSAIRGLCNFLTEARESPLRRHTPVGADIDSVIDLRAVFQQDHRALAVEAMPALLLPRKGRYGLIDYEKMFCPDLKSGQDVFAMRGIDRKAGCMVVVRPDQYVANVLPLDGFAALASYFDGFMLQAN
- a CDS encoding SH3 domain-containing protein, whose product is MKLRSVLIAALLLAPTAALAAPGMVTVSTGLRAGPGTGFPLVERIPEGSRVNIHGCLRGNAWCDVSFSDDRGWVSSQYLEYLYRNHYVYLPDYVDEIDVPVVPFVLTSYWSSYYGGRPWYHRHAYWNSYWTSHQRVAARMTIDPRAARIGRAATRDAAIALGREGVRGKGDVRGAATITGRDATTARHDAAVARRDAVIAKRDAAVTADRTRAGRTERIAHERTNVQTRNPRDAQARMMHEQAQSRAAVRAQPMPRAHETPRVSAAPARPAAPQAAPHMARPNVSHGSPMNARAQMPAPRAAAPAMPHGGGGGAPQINAAPRGGGAPAGGPGGGHQKH
- a CDS encoding TetR/AcrR family transcriptional regulator, which produces MPASAYTRAKQPEQVRRALLDCAAAIATDHGVAGVTVQAVAAAAGVTKGGLFHHFGSKQALIEGLFADLLARVDAEIDAAVEADPKPRGSFTRAYVNAVFTGKAFGFATPWAALSMVVVTDPSLRRLWNDWMKARLKRHRATDAAPELYVVRLAADGAWLSYVTTGQTRMSADLRAVHDRLIAQTYRRQQPER
- a CDS encoding DMT family transporter, with the translated sequence MTSAFNAYAALALAIVFEVTASAFLQQSAQFTRPWPTLAMVLFYVASFYALSVAIRVIPLSIAYAIWGGVGIILTATVSFVLFRQMLDAAAFVGIGLIVSGVVVINLFSQTTAH